Proteins encoded by one window of Pelmatolapia mariae isolate MD_Pm_ZW linkage group LG14, Pm_UMD_F_2, whole genome shotgun sequence:
- the LOC134640635 gene encoding extracellular calcium-sensing receptor-like: MHKIGDVVLGGLFQVHFFSSVPDLSFTSQPQQPTCHGVYVLGFKLAQTMAFAIDEINRNSNLLPNVTLGYTLYDNCFELGIGFRAALSLASGQEDQIVVDDTCVGNPPVVGIVGHPSSTISIAISNILGLYRVPMVSYFATCSCLSDRQKYPSFFRTIPSDTFQVRAMIQILKHFGWTWAGLLVSNNDYGLHAARFFQSELSVSGECCLAYTEVLPWVKDTEELRRIVDVMKTSTARVVIVFEDASRMIHLIDEVVRQNVTGLQWIASEAWTESTVLQTPHFMPYLGGTLGITIRRGEIPGLREFLLQIRPDLHHNTSYGISLVNQFWEFTFQCRFAPAPAGWLEVGGALCTGQEDLGNVGTEYLDISNLRPEYNVYKAVYALAYSLDDMLRCKPGGGPFSGNSCASLQSLEPWQLVYYMERVNFTTPFGDQVSFDENGDVVPIYDVINALWLPDGSTKIQKVGEVKRTAFKGEELILDEGKIFWNFESKQPPRSVCSESCPPGTHMVRRKREPECCFDCIPCSEGKITNKSNSLECTRCPEDFWSNPQRDHCVLKKTEFLSYHDPLGICLTTTSLLGTFICVVVLGIFICHRRTPIVRASNSELSFQLLLSLKLCFLCSLLFIGRPRLWTCQMRHAAFGISFVLCVSCILVKTMVVLAVFKASKPGGGASLKWFGAMQQRGTVLFLTAIQAAICTTWLVSSSPTPHKNTQYHNDKIVYECSVGSTVGFAVLLGYIGILAFLSFLIAFLVRNLPDSFNEAKLITFSMLIFCAVWVAFVPAYVSSPGNLADAVEVFAILASSFGLLITLFGPKCYIILLRPEMNTKKAVMGRGFVS, from the exons TGTGTATGTCCTAGGATTTAAGCTCGCACAAACCATGGCCTTTGCTATTGATGAGATCAACAGAAACTCAAACCTGCTACCAAATGTGACTCTGGGATACACTCTTTATGATAACTGCTTTGAACTTGGAATTGGATTCCGTGCAGCATTGTCATTAGCCAGTGGTCAAGAGGATCAAATTGTAGTAGATGATACATGTGTTGGAAATCCTCCAGTCGTAGGGATTGTGGGTCATCCGTCCTCTACAATTTCTATTGCAATCTCCAACATCTTAGGCTTGTACAGAGTACCGATG GTGAGTTATTTTGCCACATGTTCCTGCCTGAGCGACCGTCAAAAGTATCCATCCTTCTTTAGAACGATCCCAAGTGATACTTTCCAG GTACGTGCAATGATCCAGATTCTAAAACATTTCGGCTGGACTTGGGCAGGTCTTCTTGTCAGTAATAATGATTATGGACTTCATGCAGCCAGATTCTTTCAGTCTGAGCTGAGTGTGTCTGGTGAATGTTGCCTGGCCTACACTGAGGTTTTACCCTGGGTCAAAGACACAGAAGAACTCCGGAGGATTGTTGATGTGATGAAAACCTCTACAGCTCGAGTTGTCATTGTCTTTGAAGATGCTAGTCGCATGATACACCTTATAGACGAG GTAGTAAGGCAAAATGTGACAGGCCTACAGTGGATAGCCAGCGAGGCCTGGACAGAATCTACTGTGCTCCAAACACCTCACTTTATGCCATACCTGGGTGGTACACTGGGTATTACCATTCGTCGAGGAGAAATACCAGGGCTCAGGGAATTCCTGTTGCAAATACGTCCTGATCTACATCACAACACTAGCTACGGAATTAGCTTG GTGAATCAGTTTTGGGAATTTACATTTCAGTGCAGGTTTGCTCCAGCTCCAGCAGGCTGGCTGGAAGTTGGAGGTGCACTATGCACTGGACAGGAAGATCTAGGAAATGTGGGCACTGAGTACTTGGACATTTCCAACCTGCGGCCTGAGTATAATGTGTACAAAGCTGTTTATGCACTGGCATATTCCCTTGATGACATGCTGCGGTGCAAGCCAGGAGGAGGGCCTTTCAGTGGGAACAGCTGTGCCTCTTTGCAGTCACTGGAGCCTTGGCAG CTTGTTTATTACATGGAAAGAGTGAATTTCACCACTCCATTTGGTGATCAAGTGTCATTTGACGAGAATGGTGATGTGGTACCAATTTATGATGTTATTAACGCGTTGTGGCTCCCTGATGGAAGCACTAAAATTCAGAAAGTGGGTGAGGTTAAAAGGACAGCTTTCAAAGGTGAAGAACTCATACTTGATGAAGGCAAAATCTTCTGGAACTTTGAATCCAAACAG CCACCTCGATCAGTATGCAGCGAGAGCTGTCCTCCTGGTACCCACATGGTGAGAAGGAAGAGAGAGCCCGAATGCTGTTTTGATTGCATCCCTTGTTCTGAGGGAAAGATCACTAACAAGAGCA ACTCCTTGGAGTGCACCAGGTGTCCAGAGGATTTTTGGTCAAACCCACAGCGTGACCACTGTGTTCTTAAGAAGACAGAGTTTCTCTCCTATCATGACCCTTTGGGTATTTGTTTGACAACAACCTCCTTACTGGGAACATTTAtatgtgttgttgttctggGGATCTTTATCTGCCATCGCAGAACACCTATAGTTCGTGCAAGCAATTCAGAACTTAGTTTCCAGCTATTGTTGTCACTTAAGTTGTGTTTCCTGTGTTCACTTTTGTTCATTGGACGACCCAGGCTGTGGACATGCCAAATGAGGCATGCAGCATTTGGGATCAGCTTTGTGCTGTGTGTCTCATGCATCCTGGTAAAAACCATGGTTGTGCTGGCTGTGTTCAAAGCCTCCAAGCCAGGAGGGGGAGCCAGTCTGAAGTGGTTTGGTGCTATGCAGCAGAGAGGAACAGTTCTGTTTCTTACAGCTATTCAGGCAGCCATCTGCACTACCTGGCTTGTCTCCTCCTCTCCAACTCCACATAAAAACACCCAATACCACAATGACAAGATAGTATATGAGTGTTCAGTTGGGTCCACTGTTGGTTTTGCAGTGTTATTGGGCTATATTGGCATACTGGCTTTCCTCAGTTTTTTAATTGCATTCCTGGTGAGGAATCTCCCTGATAGTTTTAATGAGGCCAAGCTCATCACATTCAGCATGCTGATCTTCTGTGCTGTGTGGGTGGCCTTTGTTCCTGCTTATGTCAGTTCACCAGGAAATCTTGCAGATGCAGTGGAGGTATTTGCCATTCTTGCTTCAAGTTTTGGACTGTTGATCACACTGTTTGGACCCAAATGTTACATAATCCTGTTGAGACCAGAGATGAACACAAAGAAAGCTGTTATGGGCCGTGGGTTTGTgtcataa
- the LOC134640636 gene encoding extracellular calcium-sensing receptor-like — MWQPIRSSQSLLLVWLVGRELGIRDGLLYVQMLTCSHRGTPSSQGLFQDGDVIIGGLFPLHYKPPAIDHDFTQLPHYNPCTGLEYVPLQYIYAMVFALEEINHSTMLLPGIKLGYHIFDSCGRPPWALQSALSLVGGDSTSCNSTNPPDYSSGNREEIKDRRGGQSVPMIIGGDSSITSQILSTVLGPLSIPFISYLSTCPCLSDRLQYPNFFRTIPSDIYQARAVAQLVIRFNWTWVGAVVANNNYGYMAVKIFQEEIQGAGVCLAFVETLQRENIISDARRAALTIQASTARVILIFTWYTDVRELFLQLAKLNVTDRQFLASEAWSTSGDLVQNSVTSKVANGVLGVATRSSAIPGFESYLRRLHPIHRPDDEFLREFWEVEFGCSPNPPVMSDQKASLSHCNGTESLKKVQNLFTDASQLRVTYNVYLAVYAAAHALHSLLCPIKDSPSENNISTCSSPKQIKPTELLQHLQEVNFTTPQDETFYFQGADIPAKYDLVNWQKMLDGTLKITLIGHVDGFALHLNESAIQWITGSNRVPISVCSEICPPGTRKVSRKGEPLCCFDCIPCAAGEISNKTDSLDCERCPLELWSNAKRTGCIPRQLDFLAFNETLGITLTTAAVTGVTVTTVVFVVFLHYRHTPVVRANNSELSFLLLVSIKLCFLCSLVFIGRPSVWSCRFQQAAFGISFVLCVSCLKVKTIVVLAAFRSARPGAEALIRWFGPGQQRGSVCLLTCIQIIICTIWLSLIPPVPRQDLGFQGSKVTLECAMVSVVGFCLILGYIGLLACTSLILAFFARKLPDNFNEAKLITFSMLIFCAVWVAFVPAYLSSPGKYTVAVEVFAILASSYGLLFCIFAPKCFIILLRPERNTKKYMMAR, encoded by the exons ATGTGGCAACCAATAAG GTCATCCCAATCTCTGCTACTTGTGTGGCTTGTGGGAAGAGAGCTGGGAATCCGGGATGGGCTTCTGTATGTTCAGATGCTGACATGTTCTCATCGGGGTACACCAAGTAGCCAGGGTCTGTTTCAAGATGGAGATGTAATCATTGGTGGTCTTTTTCCTCTTCATTATAAGCCTCCAGCTATAGACCATGACTTCACTCAGCTGCCACACTACAATCCATGTACTGG TTTAGAATATGTTCCCCTGCAGTACATATATGCTATGGTGTTTGCACTGGAGGAAATCAATCATAGTACAATGCTCCTACCAGGAATCAAGCTGGGCTATCATATTTTTGACAGCTGTGGGCGCCCACCATGGGCTCTCCAGTCAGCACTGTCACTCGTTGGTGGAGACAGCACCAGCTGCAACTCTACAAACCCTCCAGATTATTCTAGTGGGAATAGAGAAGAAATTAAAGACAGGAGGG GTGGTCAATCTGTCCCCATGATTATTGGTGGTGATTCATCCATAACAAGCCAAATACTCTCCACAGTGCTGGGGCCACTCTCCATACCTTTC ATCAGCTATCTATCCACCTGTCCTTGTCTCAGTGACAGGCTCCAGTATCCAAATTTCTTCAGAACAATTCCCAGTGATATTTACCAAGCACGTGCTGTTGCCCAGCTTGTTATACGCTTCAACTGGACTTGGGTTGGAGCAGTTGTAGCAAACAATAACTATGGCTACATGGCAGTAAAG ATATTTCAGGAGGAGATTCAGGGAGCAGGTGTCTGCCTGGCATTTGTAGAGACTCTCCAAAGGGAAAATATCATTAGTGATGCCAGACGAGCAGCCCTCACAATTCAAGCCTCAACTGCAAGGGTGATTTTGATCTTCACTTGGTATACAGATGTGAGAGAATTGTTCCTGCAACTCGCCAAACTGAAT GTGACTGATAGACAGTTTTTGGCCAGTGAGGCTTGGAGCACTAGTGGGGATCTGGTCCAAAATTCAGTTACAAGCAAAGTGGCAAACGGTGTTCTTGGTGTTGCCACTAGAAGTTCAGCTATACCTGGATTTGAAAGTTATCTCAGACGTTTACACCCAATTCACCGTCCAGATGACGAGTTCTTAAGAGAATTCTGGGAAGTGGAGTTTGGGTGTAGTC CAAATCCTCCTGTTATGTCTGATCAGAAAGCTTCACTATCACATTGCAATGGGACGGAGTCTCTGAAAAAAGTGCAGAATCTCTTTACAGATGCATCCCAGCTAAGGGTGACATATAATGTCTACCTTGCTGTTTATGCTGCAGCCCATGCCCTCCACAGCCTTCTCTGTCCCATTAAAGACAGCCCTTCTGAAAACAACATCTCCACCTGCTCCTCTCCAAAACAAATCAAGCCCACTGAG CTTTTGCAGCACTTGCAAGAAGTGaacttcaccacaccacaaGACGAAACATTTTACTTTCAAGGAGCCGATATTCCAGCAAAGTATGACCTTGTTAACTGGCAGAAAATGCTTGATGGGACACTAAAAATTACTTTGATTGGTCATGTGGATGGGTTTGCTCTCCATCTTAATGAATCAGCTATTCAGTGGATCACAGGATCCAATCGG GTGCCTATTTCGGTGTGCAGTGAGATCTGCCCCCCAGGGACCAGAAAGGTCAGCAGGAAAGGAGAACCTCTCTGCTGCTTTGACTGTATTCCATGTGCTGCAGGAGAGATAAGCAATAAAACTG ATTCCCTTGACTGTGAGCGTTGTCCCCTAGAGCTCTGGTCTAATGCTAAACGTACTGGCTGCATCCCTCGCCAACTTGACTTTCTTGCCTTTAATGAGACTTTGGGAATTACTCTTACTACAGCAGCTGTGACCGGTGTCACTGTGACAACAGTTGTCTTTGTGGTTTTCCTTCACTACCGTCACACACCTGTG GTCCGGGCTAACAATTCAGAGCTGAGCTTCCTGCTTCTTGTGTCAATCAAACTCTGCTTCCTGTGCTCGCTCGTGTTCATTGGTCGTCCATCAGTCTGGTCTTGTCGGTTCCAGCAGGCAGCTTTCGGGATTAGCTTTGTGCTTTGTGTGTCCTGCCTGAAAGTCAAGACCATTGTGGTTCTGGCAGCATTTCGCTCAGCTCGGCCTGGTGCTGAAGCCTTGATTAGATGGTTTGGTCCAGGCCAACAGAGAGGAAGTGTCTGCCTTCTTACATGCATACAG ATTATCATCTGTACCATATGGCTATCCCTCATTCCCCCCGTGCCTCGACAAGATCTGGGTTTTcaagggtcaaaggtcactctggAGTGTGCCATGGTTTCTGTGGTGGGATTTTGTCTGATTTTGGGCTACATTGGCCTGCTGGCCTGCACCAGTCTCATATTAGCCTTTTTTGCTAGGAAACTTCCTGATAATTTCAATGAGGCCAAACTTATCACTTTCAGTATGCTGATTTTCTGTGCTGTTTGGGTGGCTTTTGTGCCTGCTTACCTTAGCTCTCCTGGTAAATACACTGTTGCTGTGGAAGTTTTTGCCATCCTGGCTTCTAGCTATGGTttacttttctgtatttttgctCCGAAGTGTTTCATCATTCTTTTGAGGCCTGAGAGAAACACCAAGAAATATATGATGGCCAGGTAG